The Rattus rattus isolate New Zealand chromosome 1, Rrattus_CSIRO_v1, whole genome shotgun sequence genome includes a region encoding these proteins:
- the Cd320 gene encoding CD320 antigen isoform X2 gives MARCGAGRAAALGLVLRLLLGLRTGPEAAPAPTPAPAHTLVQVSGPRAGSCPTDTFKCLTSGYCVPLSWRCDGDRDCSDGSDEEECRIEPCAQNRQCQPQPALPCSCDNISGCSSGSDKNLNCSRSPCQEGELRCTLDGVCIPHTWRCDGHPDCPDSSDELSCDTDTETDKIFQEENATTSMSSMIVEKETSFRNVTVASAGHPSRNPNAYGVIAAAGVLSAILVSATILILLRLRGQGYLPPTGLLVAVKESLLLSERKTSLI, from the exons ATGGCGCGGTGCGGAGCTGGGCGGGCAGCCGCCCTGGGCCTGGTGCTGCGGCTGCTCTTGGGTCTTAGAACAGGTCCCGAGGCCGCTCCGGCTCCAACCCCGGCTCCGGCCCATACCCTAGTCCAAGTCTCGG GCCCTAGAGCTGGCTCCTGCCCAACAGACACCTTCAAGTGTCTTACCAGTGGCTACTGTGTGCCCCTCTCCTGGCGCTGCGATGGGGACCGGGATTGCTCTGATGGCAGTGACGAGGAAGAGTGTA GAATTGAGCCATGTGCTCAGAATAGGCAGTGCCAGCCACAGCCTGCCCTTCCTTGCTCCTGTGACAACATCAGTGGTTGCTCTTCGGGCTCAGACAAGAACCTCAACTGCAGCCGCTCACCCTGTCAGGAGGGCGAGCTTCGTTGCACACTGGATGGTGTCTGTATCCCACACACGTGGCGCTGTGACGGCCACCCAGACTGTCCTGACTCCAGTGATGAGCTCAGCTGTG ACACCGACACAGAAACTGACAAGATATTCCAGGAGGAGAATGCCACAACCTCAATGTCTTCTATGATTGTGGAGAAAGAGACCTCCTTCAGAAATGTCACAGTTGCTTCTGCTGGGCACCCATCCCGAAACCCAAATGCCTATGGGGTTATCGCAGCTGCTG GGGTGTTGAGTGCCATCCTGGTTTCAGCTACCATTCTCATATTGCTACGACTCAGAGGTCAGGGTTATCTACCCCCAACAGGGCTGTTGGTGGCCGTGAAGGAGTCGCTGCTGCTGTCAGAAAGGAAAACCTCTTTGATCTGA
- the Cd320 gene encoding CD320 antigen isoform X1, which produces MARCGAGRAAALGLVLRLLLGLRTGPEAAPAPTPAPAHTLVQVSGPRAGSCPTDTFKCLTSGYCVPLSWRCDGDRDCSDGSDEEECRIEPCAQNRQCQPQPALPCSCDNISGCSSGSDKNLNCSRSPCQEGELRCTLDGVCIPHTWRCDGHPDCPDSSDELSCDTDTETDKIFQEENATTSMSSMIVEKETSFRNVTVASAGHPSRNPNAYGVIAAAGLLVAVKESLLLSERKTSLI; this is translated from the exons ATGGCGCGGTGCGGAGCTGGGCGGGCAGCCGCCCTGGGCCTGGTGCTGCGGCTGCTCTTGGGTCTTAGAACAGGTCCCGAGGCCGCTCCGGCTCCAACCCCGGCTCCGGCCCATACCCTAGTCCAAGTCTCGG GCCCTAGAGCTGGCTCCTGCCCAACAGACACCTTCAAGTGTCTTACCAGTGGCTACTGTGTGCCCCTCTCCTGGCGCTGCGATGGGGACCGGGATTGCTCTGATGGCAGTGACGAGGAAGAGTGTA GAATTGAGCCATGTGCTCAGAATAGGCAGTGCCAGCCACAGCCTGCCCTTCCTTGCTCCTGTGACAACATCAGTGGTTGCTCTTCGGGCTCAGACAAGAACCTCAACTGCAGCCGCTCACCCTGTCAGGAGGGCGAGCTTCGTTGCACACTGGATGGTGTCTGTATCCCACACACGTGGCGCTGTGACGGCCACCCAGACTGTCCTGACTCCAGTGATGAGCTCAGCTGTG ACACCGACACAGAAACTGACAAGATATTCCAGGAGGAGAATGCCACAACCTCAATGTCTTCTATGATTGTGGAGAAAGAGACCTCCTTCAGAAATGTCACAGTTGCTTCTGCTGGGCACCCATCCCGAAACCCAAATGCCTATGGGGTTATCGCAGCTGCTG GGCTGTTGGTGGCCGTGAAGGAGTCGCTGCTGCTGTCAGAAAGGAAAACCTCTTTGATCTGA